The following coding sequences lie in one Glycine max cultivar Williams 82 chromosome 19, Glycine_max_v4.0, whole genome shotgun sequence genomic window:
- the LOC102665314 gene encoding uncharacterized protein, producing the protein MDGLSDNMTMPINLKAKAVVAAHDKDINSVAVAPNDSLVCSGSQEEGVVKGQELENAVSDADYTKAIQIAFELRRPHRLFELFAELCRKRVAENHMDRALKGLGGEELRILFNYI; encoded by the exons ATGGATGGCCTCTCAGACAATATGACAATGCCAATTAATTTAAAAGCAAAAGCTGTTGTTGCAGCTCATGATAAAGATATAAATTCTGTAGCTGTTGCTCCAAATGATAGTTTAGTATGTAGTGGTTCTCAG GAAGAGGGAGTTGTGAAAGGTCAAGAGCTAGAGAATGCTGTCTCAGATGCTGACTATACTAAAGCAATCCAAATCGCATTTGAACTGCGCAGGCCTCATAGGCTTTTTGAGCTATTTGCAGAACTTTGCAG GAAGAGAGTGGCTGAAAATCATATGGACAGAGCACTTAAGGGCTTGGGTGGTGAAGAGCTTCGTATATTATTTAACTATATTTGA